In one window of Acidimicrobiales bacterium DNA:
- a CDS encoding LLM class F420-dependent oxidoreductase: MKIDGGIRSALDHAASDAKKAEDAGYDAVWAAETSRDPFLPLLLAAEHTEHIGVGTAITVAFARSPMTLASTAWDLNGFSKGRLNLGLGSQIKAHIEKRFSMPWSHPAPRMREFISAMRAIWDCWQNGTKLDFRGDFYTHTLMTPFFNPGPSEYGAPKVFLAAVGEGMTKVAGEVADGMLVHGFTTERYLRERTVPAVMEGLRVSGRSRSDFQLSYPAFVVSGDTDEQMEAAATGTRRQIAFYGSTPAYRPVLELHGWGDLQPELNTLSKRGEWEQMGRLIDDEVLNAFAVVGTPGEVPGLLQKRFGDVVDRLNFYTPYEGAAVSTLPKVMAALKDPSQRDQ, encoded by the coding sequence ATGAAAATCGACGGGGGGATCCGCTCGGCTCTCGACCACGCAGCCAGCGACGCCAAGAAGGCCGAGGACGCCGGGTACGACGCGGTGTGGGCGGCGGAGACGTCACGGGATCCGTTCCTCCCGCTGCTGCTGGCCGCCGAGCACACCGAGCACATCGGGGTGGGAACGGCGATCACCGTCGCGTTCGCCCGCAGCCCGATGACGCTCGCCAGCACCGCGTGGGACCTGAACGGCTTCTCGAAGGGCCGCCTCAACCTCGGCCTCGGGTCGCAGATCAAGGCGCACATCGAGAAGCGCTTCTCGATGCCGTGGTCCCATCCCGCGCCGCGGATGCGCGAGTTCATCAGCGCGATGCGAGCTATCTGGGACTGCTGGCAGAATGGCACCAAGCTCGACTTCCGGGGCGACTTCTACACGCACACGCTGATGACACCGTTCTTCAACCCGGGGCCGAGCGAGTACGGAGCCCCGAAGGTGTTCCTTGCGGCCGTGGGCGAGGGGATGACGAAGGTCGCCGGCGAGGTGGCCGACGGCATGCTGGTGCACGGGTTCACCACGGAGCGGTACCTCAGGGAGAGGACCGTCCCTGCGGTGATGGAAGGGCTGCGCGTCTCAGGGCGGTCGAGGTCCGATTTCCAGCTGTCCTACCCCGCGTTCGTGGTCAGCGGCGATACCGACGAGCAGATGGAAGCGGCCGCCACGGGCACCCGCCGGCAGATCGCCTTCTACGGCTCCACACCCGCCTACCGCCCCGTCCTCGAGCTTCACGGCTGGGGTGACCTGCAACCCGAGCTCAACACGCTTTCCAAGCGCGGCGAGTGGGAGCAGATGGGCAGGCTGATCGACGACGAGGTCCTCAACGCGTTCGCCGTCGTGGGCACGCCGGGCGAGGTGCCAGGACTGCTGCAGAAACGTTTCGGCGATGTCGTCGACCGGCTGAACTTCTACACGCCCTACGAGGGCGCGGCCGTCTCCACGCTCCCCAAGGTCATGGCCGCGCTGAAGGACCCGTCGCAGAGAGACCAGTAG
- a CDS encoding PAC2 family protein: protein MSELATIHAWPELERPVLVVGMEGWIDAGVGSATAVAHLLASMPHQLIATFDSDELVDFRARRPTLRIVNGVDTEMRWPEIRLEAATNRTGRSVLILTGPEPDMRWHAFIAETVALASRLHVELALGLGAFPAPVPHTRPIRLVGTSTDGELAAQVGFLPAGIDVPSGVQGALEMAFGESGIPAVGLWARVPHYAAAMPYPGASAALLGGLAQLAGIEVDVSTLQSAAAATHQQIDQLLAGSEEHSALVRQLEAQYDEEQGASATNFGDLPTGDELAAELERFLRGQQ, encoded by the coding sequence GTGAGCGAGCTCGCGACGATCCACGCCTGGCCCGAACTCGAAAGGCCGGTGCTCGTGGTCGGCATGGAAGGTTGGATCGATGCCGGCGTCGGTTCGGCCACCGCGGTCGCCCACCTGCTGGCGTCGATGCCCCACCAGCTGATCGCCACCTTCGACTCCGACGAGCTGGTCGACTTCCGGGCTCGGCGGCCGACGCTGCGCATCGTCAACGGTGTCGACACCGAGATGCGCTGGCCCGAGATCCGCCTCGAAGCGGCCACCAACCGAACCGGACGGAGCGTCCTGATCCTCACCGGGCCGGAACCTGACATGCGCTGGCACGCCTTCATCGCCGAGACTGTCGCTCTGGCGTCGCGCCTGCATGTCGAGCTGGCCCTCGGCTTGGGGGCATTCCCGGCGCCCGTCCCCCACACCCGGCCGATCCGCCTCGTCGGCACCTCGACCGACGGGGAGCTGGCGGCCCAGGTCGGATTCCTGCCCGCCGGCATCGACGTCCCTTCCGGGGTGCAGGGGGCGCTGGAGATGGCGTTCGGGGAGTCGGGAATTCCCGCCGTCGGCCTGTGGGCGCGGGTGCCCCACTACGCGGCGGCGATGCCCTACCCGGGTGCTTCTGCTGCCCTGCTCGGAGGGCTCGCTCAGCTGGCGGGGATAGAGGTGGACGTGTCGACGTTGCAGTCGGCCGCAGCCGCGACGCACCAGCAGATCGACCAGCTCCTGGCGGGGAGCGAGGAGCACTCCGCGCTTGTCAGGCAGCTGGAGGCGCAGTACGACGAAGAGCAGGGAGCGTCCGCTACCAACTTCGGCGACCTCCCGACAGGGGACGAGCTGGCCGCGGAACTGGAGCGTTTTCTGCGCGGGCAGCAGTGA
- a CDS encoding phosphotransferase family protein: MNEGTDTPPDIDTPPGIDTGKVSAWFQDNIPGAEPPLHFTLVAGGRSNLTFEVTDALDHHYVLRRPPTGHLLPTAHDMKREYRIISALGPAGIPAPPALGLCEDEAVNGAPFYVMGFVDGIIARTSEIVEQQLTVEARRRVGESLVDTLAQIHAVDPAAVGLGGLGRTEGYIARQLKRWYANYQAANESRGGTILPDVAEVHDFLSARIPEQGPAAIVHGDYRLDNCIVTPAGDVVAVLDWELCTLGDPLADVGQLLVYWPEPGERSALGASPTTAPGFITRDEVRKRYSAASGRDVSEVDFYIAFAYWKLACILEGVYARYVGGAMGNDGFDFSGYIDSIVWLGQQARAATVNLGA, encoded by the coding sequence ATGAACGAGGGTACCGACACCCCGCCCGATATCGACACTCCGCCAGGCATCGACACAGGCAAGGTGAGCGCCTGGTTCCAGGACAACATTCCCGGCGCCGAACCCCCCCTCCACTTCACCCTGGTCGCGGGAGGGCGATCCAACCTCACCTTCGAGGTCACCGACGCGCTCGACCACCATTACGTGCTGCGCAGGCCACCGACCGGGCACCTCCTGCCGACGGCGCACGACATGAAGCGGGAATACCGGATCATCTCCGCGCTCGGCCCTGCCGGCATCCCGGCACCCCCCGCTCTCGGGCTGTGCGAGGACGAAGCCGTCAACGGCGCGCCTTTCTACGTGATGGGATTCGTCGACGGGATCATCGCCAGGACCTCCGAGATCGTCGAGCAGCAGCTGACCGTCGAAGCCCGCCGGCGGGTCGGCGAGTCGCTCGTGGACACCCTGGCGCAGATCCACGCCGTCGACCCGGCGGCGGTCGGGCTCGGCGGCCTGGGGCGCACGGAGGGCTACATCGCACGGCAGCTGAAGCGGTGGTACGCGAACTACCAGGCTGCCAACGAGTCACGTGGCGGAACGATCCTCCCCGACGTCGCAGAGGTGCACGACTTCCTCAGCGCCCGCATTCCTGAGCAGGGGCCCGCGGCGATCGTGCACGGCGACTACCGCCTCGACAACTGCATCGTCACCCCCGCCGGCGACGTGGTCGCGGTGCTCGACTGGGAGCTGTGCACCCTCGGCGACCCGCTGGCGGACGTCGGCCAGCTCCTCGTGTACTGGCCCGAACCGGGAGAGCGCTCAGCGCTGGGTGCCTCGCCCACCACCGCGCCCGGGTTCATCACCCGCGACGAGGTCAGGAAGCGCTACTCCGCTGCCAGCGGGCGGGACGTCTCGGAGGTCGACTTCTACATCGCGTTCGCCTACTGGAAGCTCGCCTGCATCCTCGAAGGCGTGTACGCGAGGTACGTGGGGGGCGCCATGGGCAACGACGGCTTCGATTTCAGCGGGTATATCGACAGCATCGTCTGGCTCGGCCAGCAGGCACGAGCGGCGACGGTAAACCTCGGCGCGTGA
- a CDS encoding tetratricopeptide repeat protein, with protein MDVTDDTFETDVLDRSQSATVVVDLWASWCGPCRVLGPMLEKVVGETPGVDLVKIDVDANPRSAATFQVQSIPAVYAIRDRKVVDSFVGALPEPALRQWIAGLNPPPSEVDRLVAAGDEASLRRALELEPANQKAVLALASLLVAGGNAGESQREEALALLARLPESAETRHLAAQARLGSEARGIADDGVEAKLDELLQRVNGDDAARQEFVDLLEVLGPDDPRTATYRKALTARLF; from the coding sequence ATGGACGTGACAGACGACACCTTCGAGACCGATGTGCTGGACCGGTCGCAGTCGGCGACCGTGGTGGTGGACCTGTGGGCGTCGTGGTGCGGGCCCTGCCGGGTGCTGGGCCCGATGCTCGAGAAGGTGGTCGGCGAGACGCCGGGCGTCGATCTGGTGAAGATCGACGTCGACGCCAACCCCCGTTCTGCGGCGACGTTCCAGGTGCAGTCGATCCCGGCGGTGTACGCCATCCGCGACCGCAAGGTCGTGGACAGCTTCGTCGGCGCTCTGCCCGAGCCGGCGCTGCGCCAGTGGATCGCCGGCCTCAACCCACCGCCCTCCGAGGTCGACCGCCTGGTCGCCGCCGGCGACGAAGCGTCGCTTCGGCGTGCGCTGGAGCTCGAGCCCGCGAACCAGAAGGCCGTCCTCGCTCTCGCGTCGCTGCTGGTCGCCGGCGGCAACGCCGGCGAGTCGCAGAGGGAGGAGGCTCTCGCGCTGCTCGCCCGGTTGCCCGAGAGCGCCGAGACCCGCCACCTCGCTGCGCAGGCGAGGCTCGGATCCGAAGCCCGGGGGATCGCGGACGACGGGGTCGAGGCGAAGCTGGACGAGCTCCTCCAGCGCGTGAACGGCGACGACGCCGCCCGCCAGGAGTTCGTGGACCTGCTCGAGGTGCTCGGACCCGACGATCCCCGCACGGCCACCTACCGCAAGGCCCTGACCGCGCGGCTCTTCTAA
- the folP gene encoding dihydropteroate synthase → MLLELGDRKYDLTARSLVMGILNRTPDSFYDRGEYWDLDAFYRRADRLVADGADILDVGGVKAGPGPEVGEAEEMDRVTPAIAALHERFDVPLSVDTWRASVAGEAYRSGAVLGNDISGFGDPQYLPVASAAGAAVVATHIRLQPRVADPEPHYDDVVKDVAAFLVERAQRARAAGIPDSRIVLDAGLDLGKTASQSLELLRASDRLASLGWPLLLSASNKTFLGAVFGLEIGERREATIAAHSLGVSLGCRILRAHDVRAARRVCDALAAVMEAK, encoded by the coding sequence GTGCTGCTCGAGCTCGGCGACCGGAAGTACGACCTCACGGCGCGGTCGTTGGTCATGGGCATCCTCAACCGGACTCCCGACTCCTTCTACGACCGCGGCGAGTACTGGGACCTCGACGCGTTCTACCGTCGAGCAGATCGGTTGGTCGCCGACGGCGCCGACATCCTCGATGTCGGCGGGGTCAAAGCGGGCCCTGGGCCCGAGGTCGGTGAGGCGGAGGAGATGGACCGGGTGACACCGGCCATCGCAGCTCTGCACGAGCGCTTCGACGTGCCCCTTTCGGTCGACACGTGGCGCGCGTCTGTCGCCGGGGAGGCGTACCGCAGCGGCGCGGTACTGGGCAACGACATCTCCGGTTTCGGCGACCCCCAATACCTGCCTGTCGCGTCGGCAGCAGGGGCGGCCGTCGTCGCCACCCACATCCGCCTCCAGCCCAGGGTCGCCGACCCCGAACCACACTACGACGACGTGGTGAAGGACGTCGCGGCATTTCTCGTGGAACGGGCCCAACGGGCCCGGGCCGCCGGGATCCCAGACTCGCGTATCGTCCTCGACGCCGGCCTCGACCTCGGGAAGACCGCGTCGCAGTCCCTCGAACTCCTGCGCGCATCCGACCGCCTCGCTTCACTGGGATGGCCCCTGCTTTTGTCCGCGTCCAACAAGACGTTCCTGGGAGCAGTCTTCGGGCTCGAGATCGGGGAGCGACGGGAGGCCACGATCGCCGCGCACTCGCTCGGAGTCAGTCTCGGTTGCCGCATCCTGCGTGCTCACGACGTGCGCGCCGCGCGACGCGTCTGCGACGCGCTCGCAGCGGTGATGGAAGCCAAGTGA
- the holA gene encoding DNA polymerase III subunit delta produces the protein MNEFPVVLVDGDDPTLVSEALAKVLDDLVGPAERGLVVEDYRDEGVDLAAVADSCATPPFLTERRVVVLREAGRFLTEEVAPLLAYLEDPLPTTVLVIGAGEGAIAPKLVAAVKAKGHVVSTKVSQRELADWVRSRLRSAPVKLDAEAEKAVRDHFGEDVSRLGSLLEVLAAAYGEGAHLGAADLEPYLGEAGSVAPWDFTVAIDTGRTEDALAYLHRLLGAGDRHPLQVLAVLHRHVQGLLRIDDPSIRTEAQAAEAMGIAKGRSTYPAKKALAAAQRWGSAGIADAIGLLAQADIDLKGATGLPAEAVLEVLVARLCFRARARGGGSAERRGALSSGR, from the coding sequence GTGAACGAGTTCCCCGTCGTGCTCGTCGACGGCGACGACCCGACCCTGGTGAGCGAAGCGCTCGCCAAGGTCCTCGACGATCTTGTCGGCCCTGCGGAGCGTGGTCTGGTGGTCGAGGACTACCGCGACGAGGGCGTCGACCTGGCGGCGGTCGCCGACAGCTGCGCCACACCCCCGTTCCTCACTGAGCGCCGGGTTGTCGTGCTGCGCGAGGCGGGACGGTTCCTGACCGAGGAGGTGGCCCCGCTGCTGGCCTACCTCGAGGACCCACTACCCACGACGGTGCTCGTGATCGGCGCCGGCGAGGGGGCGATCGCCCCGAAGCTGGTGGCCGCGGTCAAGGCCAAGGGTCACGTGGTCTCGACGAAGGTGTCGCAGCGCGAGTTGGCCGACTGGGTCCGGTCGAGGCTGCGCTCGGCACCGGTCAAGCTCGACGCCGAGGCGGAGAAGGCGGTCCGCGACCATTTCGGTGAGGACGTGAGCCGCTTGGGCTCCCTGCTGGAGGTGCTGGCGGCCGCGTACGGCGAGGGCGCCCACCTCGGCGCCGCGGATCTGGAGCCCTACCTCGGCGAGGCCGGGTCGGTTGCGCCGTGGGACTTCACCGTCGCGATCGACACGGGTCGCACCGAGGACGCGCTCGCGTACCTGCACCGCCTCCTGGGCGCCGGCGACCGGCACCCCTTGCAGGTGCTGGCCGTGCTGCACCGCCACGTCCAAGGGCTGCTGAGGATCGACGACCCGTCGATACGAACCGAAGCCCAAGCCGCCGAGGCGATGGGGATCGCCAAAGGGCGGAGCACCTATCCGGCGAAGAAGGCGCTCGCGGCGGCCCAGCGATGGGGCTCCGCTGGCATTGCCGACGCGATCGGGTTGCTCGCGCAGGCCGACATCGACTTGAAAGGCGCAACGGGCCTCCCTGCCGAGGCGGTCCTCGAGGTGCTCGTCGCGCGGCTCTGCTTCCGCGCCCGGGCACGCGGCGGCGGGTCGGCCGAGCGCCGCGGGGCGCTCAGCTCGGGGCGCTGA
- a CDS encoding sulfite exporter TauE/SafE family protein, with protein sequence MQLSGLDYLAVAGASLAAGMVNALAGGGTLISFPTLVGIGVPAVPANVTNTVALLPGYLGGSWAQRDDLRPQLGDARVLAATGAVGGLAGSVLLVMIPPQAFRLAVPYLIVASCLLLLGQERARSFVGVAAPAPGSPGAGVGQSGTDQPGVDPPGVGADTDAGAVASAQPAPTRPGAPGLHPALAISVFAAAVYGGFFGAGLGIVLLAVLGLFHAGPLARVNALKQALSFVINVVAAVFFAFSGHVRWQLVPVMAAASILGGFAGGRLAGRISGDMLRKLVVVAGLGAAAALWAA encoded by the coding sequence GTGCAGCTATCGGGACTCGACTACCTTGCCGTCGCCGGCGCTTCGCTCGCCGCGGGCATGGTGAACGCGCTGGCGGGCGGGGGGACGCTGATCTCGTTTCCGACGCTGGTCGGCATCGGGGTGCCGGCGGTGCCGGCGAACGTGACCAACACCGTCGCCCTGTTGCCTGGGTACCTCGGCGGGAGCTGGGCGCAGCGCGACGACCTGCGCCCGCAGCTCGGAGACGCCCGGGTCCTGGCGGCGACCGGGGCCGTCGGCGGGCTCGCCGGTTCCGTGCTCCTCGTGATGATCCCGCCGCAGGCGTTCAGGCTGGCGGTCCCGTATCTGATCGTGGCGTCATGCCTGCTGCTGCTGGGCCAGGAGCGCGCCCGCAGCTTCGTAGGCGTCGCCGCGCCCGCTCCCGGTTCGCCCGGGGCGGGGGTGGGCCAATCGGGGACAGATCAGCCGGGCGTGGATCCGCCGGGGGTGGGCGCGGACACGGACGCGGGGGCAGTCGCATCCGCGCAACCCGCGCCCACCCGTCCTGGGGCCCCTGGTCTGCACCCGGCCCTGGCGATCTCAGTGTTCGCGGCGGCAGTCTACGGGGGGTTCTTCGGCGCGGGGCTCGGAATCGTGCTTTTGGCCGTCCTGGGGCTGTTCCACGCCGGCCCGCTGGCGCGGGTGAACGCCCTGAAGCAGGCGCTGTCGTTTGTGATCAACGTCGTGGCGGCCGTGTTCTTCGCCTTCTCGGGGCACGTGCGCTGGCAACTGGTCCCTGTGATGGCGGCCGCCAGCATCCTCGGCGGTTTCGCCGGCGGCCGGCTGGCCGGGCGGATCAGCGGCGACATGTTGCGCAAACTCGTCGTCGTGGCGGGACTGGGGGCGGCCGCGGCGCTCTGGGCGGCCTAG
- the rpsT gene encoding 30S ribosomal protein S20 has product MANIKSQIKRNLTNEKARVRNKAAKSEVKTRIKTAVASAAAGSDTTAEDLRVAVKRLDKAAARGIIHKNQASNRKAKLVRRINSLTGTGAGES; this is encoded by the coding sequence GTGGCCAACATAAAGAGCCAGATCAAGCGCAACCTGACCAACGAGAAGGCCCGTGTCCGCAACAAGGCGGCCAAATCGGAGGTCAAGACCCGCATCAAGACGGCCGTCGCCTCGGCTGCAGCCGGCAGCGACACCACGGCCGAGGATCTGCGCGTGGCCGTGAAGCGGCTCGACAAGGCCGCCGCTCGCGGGATCATCCACAAGAACCAGGCCTCCAACCGCAAGGCGAAGCTGGTCCGGCGCATCAACTCGCTGACCGGAACCGGCGCCGGCGAGTCCTGA
- a CDS encoding DapH/DapD/GlmU-related protein, translating into MQIEGVRSLAVYPLLWTYRLTDQKATIDADVQRWADLLWVDDRSRMLARLLYAFPEFRAVYYHRLASGNPLGALAARVAVHLWRTVPGLDLSGTEIGPGLFVSHGQCTILSAERIGANCQVHQGVTIGWDYRGDRRPIIGDDVFIGAGAKILGAVTVGDKARIGANAVVVCDVPAGATAVGIPARVIPGDQL; encoded by the coding sequence GTGCAGATCGAAGGCGTGCGATCACTCGCGGTGTACCCGCTGCTGTGGACCTATCGCCTCACCGACCAGAAGGCCACGATCGACGCGGACGTGCAGCGTTGGGCGGACCTCCTGTGGGTCGACGACAGGTCGCGGATGCTGGCCCGGCTGCTCTACGCGTTCCCGGAGTTCCGCGCCGTCTACTACCACCGCCTGGCTTCGGGAAACCCGCTGGGCGCGCTCGCGGCGCGCGTGGCGGTGCACCTGTGGCGGACGGTGCCGGGGCTCGACCTGAGCGGGACCGAGATCGGGCCGGGGCTTTTCGTCTCGCACGGCCAGTGCACGATCCTGTCCGCGGAGCGGATCGGCGCCAACTGCCAGGTGCACCAAGGAGTGACGATCGGCTGGGACTACCGCGGCGACCGCCGTCCCATCATCGGCGACGACGTGTTCATCGGGGCCGGCGCGAAGATCCTCGGGGCGGTTACCGTGGGCGACAAGGCACGCATCGGCGCCAACGCCGTGGTGGTCTGTGACGTGCCCGCCGGCGCCACGGCGGTCGGCATACCGGCGAGGGTGATACCTGGAGATCAGCTCTAG
- a CDS encoding cytidylate kinase-like family protein: MTASGFRLAVTVSATYGSGGSVIAPRLAEELGVPFIDRLISADLSQDAARQEARDAAKSGEGLGEGEREITPAGRFLSYFARAASVGAMLAPEPIVDDDDTIRANAEAGLHGVAHGDPAVILGRAGAIALRQRPRTFHVRLDGPVERRVNWAAPFEKLSVEHARKRQSETDRARTLFVKRLYHVDPADPALYHMILDPTVIGVEPAVAVIATAARAFSEAYPERD, translated from the coding sequence ATGACGGCATCCGGCTTCCGGCTGGCGGTGACCGTATCCGCCACCTACGGGTCCGGCGGAAGCGTCATCGCGCCGCGCTTGGCGGAAGAGTTGGGCGTGCCGTTCATCGACCGGCTGATCAGCGCCGACCTGTCTCAGGACGCCGCACGTCAAGAGGCCAGGGACGCTGCCAAGTCCGGTGAGGGACTCGGGGAAGGAGAGCGTGAGATAACGCCGGCGGGTCGCTTTCTGAGCTACTTCGCACGCGCTGCCAGTGTCGGCGCGATGCTGGCCCCTGAGCCGATCGTCGACGACGACGACACGATCCGGGCCAACGCCGAGGCGGGACTGCACGGGGTGGCCCACGGAGACCCTGCTGTGATCCTGGGGCGCGCGGGTGCGATTGCGCTGCGCCAACGTCCCCGCACGTTCCACGTCCGCCTGGACGGCCCGGTCGAGCGCCGGGTCAACTGGGCGGCGCCGTTCGAGAAGCTGAGCGTTGAGCACGCGAGGAAGCGCCAGTCTGAGACGGACCGCGCCCGGACACTGTTCGTAAAGCGGCTCTACCACGTCGACCCGGCGGATCCTGCGCTGTACCACATGATCCTCGACCCGACCGTCATCGGGGTCGAGCCGGCGGTGGCGGTCATCGCTACCGCGGCCCGGGCATTCTCCGAGGCGTATCCTGAACGGGATTGA
- the lepA gene encoding translation elongation factor 4, which yields MNLDRIRNLSIVAHVDHGKSTLSDRILELTGAVDARDMREQYLDSMDIERERGITIKAQNVRVHWKGHTIHLIDTPGHVDFGYEVSRSLAACEGVVLLVDAAQGIEAQTLANAYQALEHDKEIVAALNKIDLPAADPDRYAAEIERVLGVPAGEILRLSAKTGEGVPELLDAICERIPAPHGDADAPLQGLIFDSYYDQYRGVVSAVRVVNGSLVSGARLRFMQTGRTHDVEEIGVRTPLNVPVAVLGPGEVGYLIAGIKDVGEARSGETITLANRPAAEPLAGYKDPKPMVFCGLYPIEGDDFSDLREALEKLRLNDASFTYEPETSGALGFGFRCGFLGLLHMEIVRERLEREFDLSLIATAPSVEYRAHLTDGTVVEVHNPSEMPEAQRLEWIEEPYLTATILSPTDYTGTLMDLCQTRRGEMTRMEYLSPERLELVYRIPLAEVVIDFFDALKSRTKGYASLDYEPAGWDRADLVKIDVLLNAVPVDAFSAIVHKSSAQDYGRKMTERLRELIPRQMFDVPIQAAIGGRIIARETVKAKRKDVLAKCYGGDITRKRKLLEKQKEGKKRMKNIGRVEVPQEAFIQALRLEE from the coding sequence GTGAACCTCGACCGCATACGAAACCTCTCCATCGTCGCCCACGTCGACCACGGCAAGTCCACGCTCTCCGACCGGATCCTCGAGCTGACCGGTGCCGTCGACGCCCGCGACATGCGGGAGCAGTACCTCGACTCGATGGACATCGAGCGTGAGCGCGGCATCACGATCAAGGCGCAGAACGTCCGGGTCCACTGGAAGGGTCACACCATCCACCTGATCGACACGCCCGGCCACGTCGACTTCGGCTACGAGGTCAGCCGCAGTCTCGCTGCGTGCGAGGGCGTGGTGCTGCTCGTGGACGCCGCGCAGGGCATCGAGGCTCAGACGCTCGCCAACGCGTACCAGGCACTCGAGCACGACAAGGAGATCGTCGCCGCGCTCAACAAGATCGACCTTCCCGCTGCCGACCCCGACCGCTACGCCGCGGAGATCGAGCGCGTGCTCGGGGTCCCGGCCGGGGAGATCCTTCGTCTGTCCGCGAAGACCGGCGAAGGGGTACCCGAGCTTCTCGACGCGATCTGTGAACGCATCCCCGCGCCGCACGGCGACGCCGACGCGCCGCTGCAAGGCCTCATCTTCGACTCCTACTACGACCAGTACCGCGGTGTCGTGAGCGCGGTGAGGGTGGTCAATGGCAGCCTCGTATCGGGAGCGCGACTGCGCTTCATGCAGACCGGGCGAACCCACGACGTCGAGGAGATCGGCGTCCGCACGCCCCTAAACGTCCCGGTCGCCGTGCTCGGACCGGGTGAGGTCGGCTACCTGATCGCCGGCATCAAGGACGTCGGCGAGGCGCGAAGCGGCGAGACGATCACACTCGCAAACCGGCCCGCAGCCGAGCCGCTCGCCGGCTACAAGGACCCCAAGCCGATGGTCTTCTGCGGTCTCTACCCGATCGAGGGCGACGACTTCTCGGACCTTCGAGAGGCGCTCGAGAAGCTGAGGCTCAACGACGCCTCCTTCACCTACGAACCAGAAACGTCCGGCGCGCTGGGCTTCGGCTTCAGGTGCGGGTTCCTCGGCCTGCTGCACATGGAGATCGTCCGCGAGCGCCTCGAGCGCGAGTTCGATCTGTCCCTCATCGCGACGGCACCCAGTGTCGAGTACAGGGCGCACCTCACCGATGGGACGGTCGTCGAGGTCCACAATCCTTCCGAGATGCCCGAGGCGCAGCGGCTCGAGTGGATCGAGGAGCCTTACCTGACCGCGACGATCCTCAGCCCGACCGACTACACCGGGACCCTCATGGACCTCTGCCAGACCAGGCGCGGCGAGATGACAAGGATGGAGTACCTCTCGCCGGAGCGCCTCGAGCTCGTCTACCGCATCCCGCTGGCCGAGGTAGTGATCGACTTCTTCGACGCGCTCAAGAGCCGCACGAAGGGCTATGCCAGCCTCGACTACGAACCGGCGGGATGGGACCGCGCAGACCTGGTGAAGATCGACGTCCTCCTCAATGCCGTGCCAGTCGACGCGTTCAGCGCGATCGTCCACAAGAGCTCCGCGCAGGACTACGGGAGGAAGATGACCGAGAGATTGCGCGAGCTGATTCCCCGCCAGATGTTCGACGTGCCCATCCAGGCCGCGATAGGCGGGCGGATCATCGCGAGGGAGACGGTCAAGGCGAAGCGCAAGGACGTGCTCGCCAAGTGCTACGGCGGCGACATCACCCGCAAGCGCAAGCTCCTGGAGAAGCAGAAGGAAGGCAAGAAGAGGATGAAGAACATCGGGAGGGTGGAGGTGCCCCAGGAGGCGTTCATCCAGGCCCTCCGCCTCGAGGAGTAG
- a CDS encoding aldo/keto reductase yields MSPDTRSATAQPVSASGSFSFAGMTVHRLGFGAMRLTGRGIWGEPRDRSECIRVLRRAVELGVDFIDTADSYGPYVSEDLIREALHPYPAGLVIATKAGLTRTGPNQWHAVGRPEYLRQQVEMSLRRLGTERLDLFQLHRIDAKVPADEQFGFLADLLHEGKVAAVGLSQVSVAETESARKVVPVSTVQNLYNLTDRSSEDVLAHCTEEGIGFIPWYPIASGDLANPGGPVDEIAKGTGATPAQVSLAWLLAKSPVMMPIPGTSSVSHLEENCAAATVALSPEQMEKLDAAGRVRFRP; encoded by the coding sequence ATGAGCCCCGACACCCGTTCAGCCACGGCCCAGCCTGTCTCCGCCTCTGGCAGCTTCAGTTTCGCCGGCATGACCGTCCACCGGCTCGGCTTCGGCGCCATGCGGCTCACCGGGCGGGGGATCTGGGGCGAGCCACGGGATCGGTCCGAGTGCATCCGGGTCCTTCGCCGGGCTGTCGAACTGGGCGTGGACTTCATCGACACCGCCGACTCGTACGGCCCCTACGTCAGCGAGGACCTCATCCGGGAGGCGCTCCATCCCTATCCCGCTGGCCTGGTGATCGCCACAAAGGCCGGGCTGACCCGGACCGGCCCGAACCAGTGGCACGCCGTCGGCCGTCCCGAGTACCTGCGCCAGCAGGTCGAGATGAGCCTCCGCCGGCTCGGGACCGAGCGGCTCGACCTGTTCCAGCTGCACCGTATCGACGCGAAGGTGCCGGCGGACGAGCAGTTCGGCTTCCTCGCTGATCTGCTCCACGAGGGAAAGGTCGCCGCCGTCGGGCTGTCGCAGGTATCGGTCGCCGAGACGGAGTCCGCCCGCAAGGTCGTCCCCGTGTCGACGGTGCAGAACCTGTACAACCTGACCGACCGTTCGTCCGAGGACGTGCTCGCCCATTGCACCGAGGAAGGCATCGGGTTCATCCCCTGGTACCCAATCGCGTCGGGTGACCTCGCCAACCCCGGCGGTCCCGTCGACGAGATAGCCAAGGGGACCGGAGCCACGCCGGCCCAGGTATCACTGGCCTGGCTTCTCGCCAAGAGCCCGGTCATGATGCCCATCCCCGGCACTTCGTCTGTGAGCCACCTCGAGGAGAACTGCGCAGCGGCGACCGTCGCTCTCAGCCCCGAACAGATGGAGAAGCTCGACGCGGCAGGCCGGGTCAGATTCAGGCCGTGA